The following are from one region of the Nostoc cf. commune SO-36 genome:
- a CDS encoding CHASE2 domain-containing serine/threonine-protein kinase codes for MAEEPTSTLTKNYVSAANKLSSKPTKVTSTASARQSRWMLRLGHLLGGAWVMGAALLSASGWDLVELIEKKTLSGFFQLRGPIVPPADIVILAIDDQSISVPAQYYKTDPKQYAYLETLKSFPYQRAAYAQVITKLIKAGARSVAVDVVFDMPSSYGATDDRQLQTALQKYGSKVALAAVYENSQTHQGSFMQLTDPQKIFRTGSVSIGSVNFPVEVDGKVHRLANEFSKSFAEDSLMEKLASFDEAALTAAQVNYPPPKGDRIYFWGSAGTFEQIPFWHVLEPENWNTYLQQGNFFKDKIVLIGATDQLNNDYHPVAVSNSNKPMSGVEIHANAIATLMSGKAIAPAIRSLPLQGLFVLMLVGSTTLMISRRKLSINRFLYSLALSGTWGGISYGLFVYGQLIFPTTVPMIAIAMTGLSYLGTSVARESIRKRQLVDIFQRYKTSAVVQEIISQQNDLQDLIQQRDIALSGKILARRYKIVKVLGSGGFSETYIAEDTQRPGNPQCVVKQLKPASTKPEALQLARRLFNSEAQTLEKLGIHDQIPQLLAYFEEDDEFYLVQERIIGHPLKQELLEGRAIDEIAAIKIVRDLLQTLTFVHKNNVIHRDIKPSNIMRRHSDGKLVLIDFGAVKDATIKPLDDQEQSPFTIGIGTQGYAPSEQCFGRPHYSSDIYAVGMLGIKALTGVAPRELNRDADGEIKWSNRTQVSHSLAKVLSKMVLNDFKQRYQSASEALEDLRAIGAIDDLVDSQYGYHIPPK; via the coding sequence TTGGTTGAATTGATAGAAAAAAAGACGCTTTCTGGCTTTTTTCAACTGCGTGGGCCGATTGTGCCTCCAGCAGACATTGTAATTTTAGCAATAGACGATCAATCAATATCAGTTCCCGCACAGTACTATAAAACAGATCCAAAACAATATGCCTACTTAGAAACACTGAAATCTTTTCCTTATCAACGTGCTGCTTATGCCCAAGTAATTACAAAATTAATCAAAGCAGGCGCCCGCTCTGTAGCAGTAGATGTGGTTTTTGATATGCCAAGTAGTTATGGAGCTACTGATGATCGCCAATTGCAGACAGCATTGCAAAAATATGGCAGCAAAGTTGCCTTAGCAGCCGTTTACGAAAATTCCCAGACGCATCAAGGGTCTTTTATGCAACTGACAGACCCACAAAAAATATTTCGCACAGGGTCAGTTTCCATTGGCTCAGTTAATTTCCCTGTGGAGGTGGATGGAAAAGTTCATCGATTGGCAAACGAGTTTTCTAAGTCGTTTGCTGAAGATAGTTTGATGGAGAAGCTAGCTTCTTTTGATGAAGCAGCACTCACGGCAGCACAAGTAAATTATCCTCCGCCAAAGGGCGATCGCATTTATTTTTGGGGGTCTGCGGGTACATTTGAGCAAATACCCTTTTGGCACGTACTCGAACCGGAAAACTGGAACACCTATTTGCAGCAGGGAAACTTCTTTAAAGACAAGATCGTGCTGATTGGTGCAACAGATCAGTTAAATAATGATTATCATCCAGTCGCTGTTAGCAATAGCAATAAACCCATGTCCGGCGTGGAAATTCACGCCAATGCGATCGCAACTTTGATGTCAGGTAAAGCGATCGCTCCAGCAATTCGCAGTCTACCATTGCAGGGTTTGTTTGTACTAATGCTAGTTGGTAGTACAACCTTAATGATTAGTAGACGCAAGCTTAGTATCAATCGATTTCTGTATAGCCTCGCACTGTCTGGCACTTGGGGAGGAATTAGTTATGGGTTATTTGTCTATGGTCAGTTAATTTTTCCTACTACTGTACCAATGATAGCGATCGCCATGACCGGACTTTCCTACTTAGGAACCTCAGTAGCCAGAGAAAGCATCAGAAAACGCCAATTAGTAGACATTTTTCAGAGGTATAAAACTTCCGCCGTTGTTCAAGAGATTATCAGTCAACAAAATGACTTGCAAGACTTAATCCAGCAACGAGATATAGCCTTATCAGGAAAAATCTTGGCTCGACGCTATAAAATTGTCAAAGTTCTCGGTTCTGGTGGATTTAGTGAAACTTACATTGCCGAAGATACTCAACGTCCTGGTAATCCGCAATGTGTAGTCAAACAGCTAAAACCAGCCAGCACTAAACCAGAAGCTTTACAACTTGCCAGACGCTTATTTAATTCAGAGGCGCAAACACTAGAAAAATTGGGAATTCATGATCAAATCCCTCAACTTTTGGCGTATTTTGAAGAAGATGATGAATTTTATTTAGTGCAAGAACGGATCATCGGTCATCCTTTAAAACAGGAATTGCTAGAAGGTAGAGCAATTGATGAAATTGCGGCGATCAAAATTGTCAGAGACTTATTGCAAACATTAACATTTGTCCATAAAAACAATGTGATTCACCGAGATATTAAACCCAGCAACATCATGCGGCGACATTCAGACGGGAAACTAGTATTAATTGACTTTGGTGCAGTAAAGGACGCCACCATAAAACCGCTTGACGATCAAGAACAAAGCCCTTTCACCATTGGTATTGGAACTCAGGGTTACGCACCAAGCGAACAATGTTTTGGTCGTCCACACTACAGTAGTGATATCTATGCAGTCGGGATGCTTGGGATTAAAGCCTTGACTGGTGTTGCACCCCGTGAGCTAAATAGAGATGCTGATGGAGAGATAAAATGGAGCAATCGCACTCAGGTAAGCCACTCCCTAGCTAAGGTTCTCAGTAAGATGGTGTTGAATGACTTCAAACAGCGATATCAATCAGCATCAGAGGCTCTTGAGGATCTTAGAGCTATTGGAGCTATTGATGATTTAGTAGATTCCCAATACGGATACCATATCCCACCAAAATGA
- a CDS encoding exonuclease: MKSTYINGRCYYQGNGGVLLPAVTTVLKATQPPKSLAALSYWRNKVGDAEANRIAANSRRRGNALHQLIKEHQRGYSPKPDSSLIQPYWDSVQSVLNQLSDVQLVEQLVPNYQELYAAKVDLVARYQGVPHLIEWTTAEEPKLRIDKLYDKPLQLAAYGGAINRYYSDRLLNCKINHALIVVALPGEEAEIFEFDRARLIHVWHQWLNRLNFFFSAVAA; the protein is encoded by the coding sequence ATGAAATCTACCTACATCAACGGACGATGCTACTATCAAGGCAATGGTGGCGTTCTTCTTCCTGCTGTCACCACAGTTTTAAAAGCGACACAGCCACCAAAGTCTCTTGCCGCCCTTTCCTATTGGCGTAATAAAGTTGGCGATGCAGAAGCAAATCGAATTGCAGCTAACAGCCGCCGTCGAGGAAATGCTTTACATCAGTTAATTAAAGAACACCAGCGAGGTTACTCGCCCAAACCTGACAGCAGCCTGATTCAGCCTTACTGGGATAGCGTTCAATCTGTGTTAAATCAACTTAGCGATGTTCAACTGGTTGAGCAACTTGTGCCTAACTATCAGGAACTTTACGCCGCAAAAGTTGATTTAGTTGCTCGTTATCAAGGTGTTCCCCATTTAATTGAATGGACTACAGCCGAAGAACCGAAACTGAGAATTGATAAGCTTTATGACAAGCCTTTACAACTAGCTGCTTATGGTGGTGCGATAAATCGGTATTATAGCGATCGCCTCTTGAACTGCAAAATTAACCATGCTCTCATTGTCGTAGCCTTGCCAGGTGAAGAAGCAGAAATTTTTGAATTTGACCGTGCAAGGCTAATTCATGTCTGGCATCAATGGCTTAATCGGCTGAATTTTTTCTTCAGTGCAGTTGCTGCGTAG
- a CDS encoding helix-turn-helix domain-containing protein, which translates to MTKRGLQASTQGIAKANQALIRNNLNKTALARDLGLSRATVTNFFRVIPIERLNFEEICKRLGLNWQEIVDIPVCKSQTEEHQNPTSENYDFVGREEAIAHLNNFVNEGAKVILIQAEGGVGKTKLAKKWFERQGLKMLELKFPTMLEQLKSELQTQKIGFLINNLESSLINGQFIEPHQSDYVELLKSLADTSVKSITLITSREPLDDDRLKSEDIKPYHLEGLKVDAWKDFFKINNINIDINAISEMNQAYGGNAEAMSLICADIKGEEFKNDLNAYWHKYKNDLLVNAKLENLVKRQFDKFKRDNVQAYGLLCRLGCYRYQYISVISEKGIFCLLWDEQNERNQRRIIRELKNRALVKFSSEGYYLYEVIRQEAIERLN; encoded by the coding sequence ATGACCAAACGAGGGCTTCAAGCATCTACACAAGGTATCGCAAAAGCAAATCAAGCTTTGATCCGTAATAATTTAAATAAGACTGCTTTAGCAAGAGATTTAGGACTGTCTCGCGCAACAGTTACCAATTTCTTTCGTGTGATACCAATTGAACGCCTCAATTTTGAAGAAATTTGTAAAAGGCTCGGTCTAAATTGGCAAGAGATAGTTGATATTCCAGTTTGCAAATCTCAAACAGAGGAACATCAAAATCCAACATCAGAAAATTATGATTTTGTGGGGCGTGAGGAAGCGATCGCACACCTCAACAATTTTGTTAACGAAGGTGCAAAAGTTATCTTAATCCAGGCAGAGGGTGGTGTAGGCAAAACTAAGTTAGCTAAAAAATGGTTTGAGCGTCAAGGTTTAAAAATGTTGGAACTAAAATTCCCAACGATGCTGGAGCAACTTAAAAGTGAGCTTCAGACTCAAAAAATCGGCTTTTTAATTAATAACTTAGAATCATCTCTTATAAATGGTCAATTCATAGAACCACATCAAAGCGACTATGTAGAACTATTAAAATCGCTAGCTGATACTAGTGTAAAATCAATTACACTTATTACAAGTCGTGAGCCACTGGATGATGATAGATTAAAATCAGAGGATATCAAACCTTATCACTTGGAAGGTTTGAAAGTAGACGCATGGAAAGATTTTTTCAAAATTAATAATATTAATATAGACATAAATGCTATTAGTGAAATGAACCAAGCCTATGGTGGAAATGCTGAGGCTATGTCTCTTATTTGTGCCGATATTAAGGGCGAGGAGTTTAAAAATGATTTAAATGCATATTGGCATAAATACAAAAACGATTTATTAGTCAATGCAAAGTTAGAGAATCTTGTTAAACGTCAGTTTGATAAATTTAAACGAGATAATGTCCAAGCCTATGGACTTTTATGTAGATTAGGATGTTACCGTTATCAATATATATCTGTAATATCTGAAAAAGGAATTTTTTGCTTACTTTGGGATGAGCAAAATGAGCGAAATCAACGTCGAATTATCAGGGAGTTAAAAAACAGGGCTTTAGTGAAGTTTAGCAGTGAAGGATACTATTTATATGAAGTTATCCGCCAAGAAGCGATAGAAAGACTTAATTAA
- a CDS encoding TROVE domain-containing protein translates to MNYNFFTKKKTTIPQNQPIPGREAEMVQGRSGGFMFDAGIWKMLRRCLLVGTAKSTYYAGKQELTEDFVAVVRLAVTENPSRVAEEILYASDGRAINNSAPILALVLLSMDKAPEAKQAFGEIFGQVVRTGSHFYEWLNYTKSLRGFGKVVREAGKTWLSREDVKGLAYQLLKYQQRQGFSHRDALRLFHVKPPTENHRQLFEWVVRGWEELPADIPSEALAQIWWYEWLKRNPTQTHEAISQGRLTHEMAAPVGKMDQLAWQLLFQEMPIGAMLRNLVSLTELGVLRADESANLLQVEAVLNRREHLRKGRIHPIDVLKALKTYESGGRLGRSKKTWNPVPRIVDILEKAVELSFDVVQPTGKVFMHAVDISGSMGNLVADMGLTCCEIATAMALVTAKAEKNYMIRGFATEFRELDITAKDSFSSAVRKASNQNFGGTDASVAYEWMIKNKFKADVVCFWTDSESWAGYKHPSQALKEYRKKVNPNVKAVYVTLTPYQITLVDPEDSLSWDLAGFDPGTPRIIQMLATGEL, encoded by the coding sequence ATGAATTACAATTTTTTCACTAAAAAGAAAACAACTATACCCCAAAATCAACCTATCCCCGGACGAGAAGCAGAAATGGTTCAGGGACGTTCTGGCGGCTTTATGTTTGATGCTGGCATTTGGAAAATGCTGCGTCGCTGTCTTTTGGTTGGCACAGCAAAAAGCACTTACTACGCAGGAAAACAGGAATTAACTGAAGATTTTGTGGCAGTTGTAAGACTTGCTGTTACTGAAAATCCCAGCCGTGTAGCAGAAGAAATTCTCTATGCTAGCGATGGACGCGCCATCAATAACAGTGCGCCTATATTAGCTTTGGTGTTGCTCTCGATGGATAAAGCACCAGAAGCAAAACAGGCGTTTGGTGAAATCTTTGGGCAAGTTGTCCGCACTGGTAGCCACTTCTACGAATGGTTGAATTACACCAAATCTCTGCGGGGATTTGGCAAAGTAGTACGGGAAGCTGGTAAAACTTGGCTCTCAAGGGAAGATGTCAAAGGGTTAGCTTATCAACTGTTGAAATATCAACAGCGTCAAGGCTTCTCTCACCGAGATGCGTTGCGGTTATTCCATGTCAAACCGCCTACAGAAAATCACCGTCAACTATTTGAGTGGGTAGTTAGAGGCTGGGAAGAATTGCCAGCAGATATCCCTTCAGAGGCGTTGGCGCAGATTTGGTGGTATGAGTGGCTCAAGCGGAATCCAACTCAAACCCATGAAGCTATTTCCCAAGGACGCTTAACCCACGAAATGGCTGCACCCGTGGGCAAAATGGATCAGCTTGCTTGGCAGTTGCTATTTCAGGAAATGCCAATAGGTGCAATGTTGCGTAACTTGGTTTCTTTGACTGAACTGGGTGTGTTGCGAGCTGATGAAAGTGCCAACTTGCTGCAAGTGGAAGCAGTTCTTAATCGTAGAGAACATCTGCGTAAAGGTCGCATCCATCCGATTGATGTTTTGAAAGCACTCAAAACTTATGAATCTGGTGGAAGATTAGGACGCAGTAAGAAAACTTGGAATCCAGTTCCTCGAATTGTGGACATTTTAGAAAAGGCGGTTGAACTGTCTTTTGATGTTGTGCAACCCACAGGTAAAGTATTCATGCACGCCGTAGACATTTCTGGTTCTATGGGTAATTTGGTTGCGGATATGGGACTGACTTGTTGTGAAATTGCCACCGCAATGGCATTAGTAACAGCAAAAGCAGAGAAAAACTACATGATTCGCGGCTTTGCTACCGAATTCCGTGAATTAGATATTACTGCTAAAGATAGTTTTAGTTCTGCGGTTCGCAAAGCTAGCAACCAAAACTTTGGTGGAACAGATGCATCTGTAGCTTATGAATGGATGATTAAGAATAAGTTCAAGGCGGATGTTGTCTGCTTTTGGACTGACTCGGAAAGCTGGGCTGGGTATAAGCACCCAAGTCAAGCGCTGAAGGAGTACCGCAAAAAGGTAAATCCTAACGTCAAGGCGGTGTATGTCACCTTGACACCTTACCAAATTACTTTGGTAGATCCTGAAGATTCGCTGTCTTGGGATTTGGCAGGGTTCGACCCAGGTACGCCTCGGATCATCCAGATGCTAGCTACGGGTGAATTGTAG
- a CDS encoding quinone-dependent dihydroorotate dehydrogenase has translation MNIYKFAIRPLLFNLIKTDSEWLHQQTIRTFSWLSQTPDSWANQRLQKSLCLYDSRLEQNLFGLNFPNPVGLAAGFDKDGVAASIWSNLGFGFAELGTVTFHAQPGNPPPRLFRLPLDKAALNRMGFNNRGAAAMAARLALEKQKLTQSIPIGINLGKSKITPLEAAAQDYLDSFRLLKDLGDYFVVNVSSPNTPGLRSLQDASMLSAILDLLQQENNTQKPVFVKIAPDLSWEAIADIITLAKTYQLAGIIATNTTISRDGLKTQVIDQTGKSPQDEAGGISGEPLRDRSTEVIRFIWQQTQGQIPIIGVGGIFSAEDAWEKITAGASLIQVYTGWIYEGPLMVSRILEGLLSKLEQSGLNSINEAVGLQTKIPKF, from the coding sequence ATGAATATTTATAAGTTTGCTATTCGCCCGCTTTTGTTCAATCTGATAAAAACTGATTCAGAGTGGTTACACCAGCAGACGATTCGTACTTTTAGCTGGCTATCGCAAACCCCTGATAGTTGGGCAAACCAACGCTTACAAAAGTCTTTATGTCTGTACGATTCACGCCTAGAACAAAATTTGTTTGGGCTAAACTTTCCAAATCCTGTAGGGTTAGCGGCTGGCTTCGACAAGGATGGAGTAGCTGCTAGCATTTGGTCTAACTTGGGTTTTGGCTTCGCGGAATTAGGAACTGTAACTTTTCACGCACAGCCAGGAAATCCGCCTCCCCGTTTGTTTCGACTGCCGTTGGATAAAGCTGCTCTTAATCGGATGGGCTTTAATAATCGCGGTGCAGCAGCAATGGCGGCACGTTTGGCGCTAGAAAAGCAGAAATTAACCCAGTCAATACCCATAGGGATAAATTTGGGTAAATCTAAGATAACTCCTCTAGAAGCAGCCGCACAGGATTATCTCGATAGTTTTCGCTTACTCAAGGATTTGGGAGATTATTTTGTTGTTAATGTTTCTTCTCCCAATACACCAGGGTTGCGATCGCTCCAAGATGCCTCTATGCTAAGTGCCATCTTAGATTTATTACAACAAGAAAATAATACACAAAAACCAGTTTTTGTCAAGATAGCGCCAGATTTATCATGGGAAGCGATCGCTGACATTATAACTCTTGCTAAAACCTACCAACTGGCAGGAATTATCGCCACTAACACCACCATCAGCCGTGATGGACTGAAAACCCAGGTAATTGACCAAACGGGCAAATCACCCCAGGATGAAGCTGGCGGAATTAGCGGTGAACCATTGCGCGATCGCTCCACTGAGGTAATTCGTTTTATTTGGCAGCAAACTCAAGGGCAAATCCCGATTATTGGCGTTGGTGGCATCTTTTCTGCTGAAGATGCTTGGGAAAAAATTACTGCTGGTGCTAGCTTGATCCAGGTTTATACAGGCTGGATTTACGAAGGCCCACTGATGGTAAGCCGAATCCTAGAAGGTTTACTTTCCAAGCTAGAACAAAGCGGATTAAATTCCATCAACGAAGCTGTGGGTTTACAAACAAAAATTCCAAAATTCTAA
- a CDS encoding Txe/YoeB family addiction module toxin: MNISEKTNKIIHKKLFNIIKEMQKGDPTQGTGKPEALKYELAGYYSRRLSDKDRLIYSFDEENIYIIAIGGHYEE; the protein is encoded by the coding sequence ATGAATATTTCAGAGAAAACTAATAAAATTATTCACAAAAAATTGTTTAATATTATCAAAGAAATGCAAAAAGGAGATCCCACACAAGGAACAGGAAAACCTGAAGCTTTGAAGTATGAATTAGCTGGATATTATTCAAGAAGACTATCTGATAAAGACCGATTAATCTATAGTTTTGATGAAGAAAATATATACATTATTGCGATTGGTGGGCATTATGAAGAATAA
- a CDS encoding type I restriction enzyme HsdR N-terminal domain-containing protein — translation MITQDNFKSLLLSLGFKENEDVLSKHFSHTEGILKVDFNKKELIYPEDYGLIINERQTCNFYQNENFVVFECVHRLLGKGYKPEHIELEPKWKVGHGASGGRADILVKYQQGKPILIVECKTAGKEFEKA, via the coding sequence ATGATTACTCAAGACAACTTTAAATCTCTTTTACTATCGCTAGGTTTTAAGGAAAATGAAGATGTATTATCAAAGCATTTTTCGCATACTGAAGGGATACTCAAGGTAGATTTTAATAAAAAAGAATTAATTTATCCTGAAGATTATGGATTAATTATTAATGAGCGTCAGACTTGCAACTTCTACCAAAATGAAAATTTTGTTGTTTTTGAGTGTGTGCATCGACTTTTAGGAAAAGGATATAAACCTGAACACATAGAACTTGAACCAAAATGGAAAGTTGGGCATGGTGCTAGTGGAGGTCGTGCTGATATTTTAGTAAAATATCAACAAGGAAAACCAATCTTGATCGTTGAGTGCAAAACTGCTGGTAAAGAGTTTGAGAAAGCTTAG
- a CDS encoding GNAT family N-acetyltransferase, giving the protein MISELPIIASDRLFLRAAIHEDIPQILKYFIDNKTYLTPFYPLWADGFFTEEYWQYQIENSFLEFINGQSLKLFIFTKKNPTVIIGTVNFSNFVRGAAHFCYVGYSLAENRQGKGYMTEGLKAAIEYLFQELNFHRVMANYMPHNRRSGNVLKRLNFVIEGYARDYLLINGQWEDHVLTSLTNPNWQAPKF; this is encoded by the coding sequence ATGATATCAGAACTGCCAATAATTGCAAGCGATCGCCTGTTCTTGCGAGCGGCTATCCATGAAGATATACCCCAAATTCTCAAATACTTTATTGATAATAAAACTTATCTTACTCCATTCTATCCTCTTTGGGCTGATGGTTTTTTTACTGAAGAATATTGGCAGTATCAGATAGAAAATAGTTTTCTGGAATTTATCAACGGGCAATCGTTAAAACTATTTATTTTTACAAAAAAAAATCCTACGGTAATTATTGGAACCGTAAATTTTAGTAATTTTGTCCGAGGAGCCGCTCATTTTTGCTATGTAGGATATAGCCTTGCTGAAAATAGACAAGGTAAAGGATATATGACAGAAGGGCTAAAAGCCGCAATTGAATATCTCTTTCAAGAGTTAAACTTTCACCGAGTTATGGCTAACTATATGCCTCACAATCGACGTAGTGGCAATGTACTCAAAAGGCTCAATTTTGTCATTGAAGGATATGCTAGAGACTATTTATTAATTAATGGGCAATGGGAAGATCATGTTTTGACAAGTCTCACAAATCCTAACTGGCAAGCACCTAAATTTTAA
- the bioB gene encoding biotin synthase BioB produces the protein MVGIRYDWQELEIRAIYNTPLLELIYQAASVHRQYHDPTKIQVCKLISIKTGGCPEDCSYCAQSSRYKTEVKAEALLEKETVVSIAQKAKETGVSRICMGAAWREVRDNSQFEEVLEMVKDVTAMGLEVCCTLGMLTANQAKKLEEAGLYAYNHNLDTSQEYYSTIITTRTYSDRLNTIENVRQTNVTVCSGGILGLGETVDDRVGMLQTLANLHPHPESVPINILSQVPGTPLENQPDVPIWDIVRMIATARILMPASDVRLSAGRARLSQVEQAFCFMAGANSIFSSDDNKMLTVTTPCPDYDSDREMLNLLGLGMRSPSQRQEKVTSPAVVG, from the coding sequence GTGGTGGGAATACGCTACGATTGGCAGGAATTAGAGATTCGCGCGATATACAACACGCCATTGCTAGAGCTTATTTATCAAGCTGCTAGCGTGCATCGCCAATATCATGACCCAACAAAAATACAAGTTTGTAAGCTTATATCTATTAAAACGGGAGGTTGCCCAGAAGATTGCAGCTACTGTGCCCAATCTTCCCGCTATAAAACAGAGGTAAAGGCGGAAGCACTCCTAGAAAAGGAAACGGTAGTTAGCATCGCCCAGAAAGCGAAAGAAACTGGTGTTAGCCGCATCTGCATGGGTGCTGCTTGGCGCGAAGTGCGGGATAACTCACAATTTGAGGAAGTCCTGGAAATGGTCAAGGATGTAACCGCAATGGGTTTAGAAGTGTGCTGCACTCTGGGTATGCTGACGGCAAATCAAGCCAAGAAATTGGAAGAAGCGGGACTTTACGCTTACAACCATAACTTAGATACCTCGCAGGAATATTACAGCACAATTATTACCACGAGGACATATAGCGATCGCTTGAACACAATCGAGAATGTCCGTCAGACAAATGTTACTGTTTGTTCCGGCGGTATCCTGGGTTTAGGCGAAACTGTCGATGACCGGGTTGGAATGTTACAAACTCTGGCAAACTTACATCCGCATCCAGAGTCTGTGCCAATTAATATTCTTTCACAAGTACCGGGCACACCTTTAGAAAATCAGCCTGATGTCCCCATTTGGGATATTGTGCGGATGATTGCCACAGCCAGAATTTTAATGCCAGCTTCCGATGTGCGTCTGAGTGCAGGTAGGGCTAGACTTTCTCAAGTTGAGCAAGCTTTCTGCTTTATGGCAGGAGCCAATTCTATCTTTTCTAGCGACGACAACAAGATGTTGACAGTGACAACTCCCTGTCCAGATTATGATAGCGATCGAGAAATGCTGAATTTACTTGGTTTGGGAATGCGATCGCCTTCCCAAAGGCAAGAGAAGGTAACAAGTCCGGCTGTTGTAGGATAA
- the petL gene encoding cytochrome b6-f complex subunit PetL has protein sequence MFAIAAYIGFLALFFGLAVGLLFGLRTAKII, from the coding sequence ATGTTTGCAATTGCAGCTTACATTGGCTTTTTAGCTTTATTCTTTGGTTTGGCTGTCGGTCTGCTGTTCGGTCTACGGACTGCCAAGATAATTTAA
- the aroB gene encoding 3-dehydroquinate synthase — translation MTSVINVNLPDQSYEIAITSLSYANAPSSLDQLGQQMASLKLGKKVLLVSNPTIFKHFGERAITSLKSAGFEVASCTLPPGERYKNLNSIQKLYDAALENRLERSATMVALGGGVIGDMTGFAAATWLRGINVVQVPTTLLAMVDSAIGGKTGVNHPHGKNLIGAFHQPRLVLIDPEVLKTLPMREFRAGMAEVIKYGVIWDAELFAQLEASKRLDQLRYVKPDLITYILTRSCQAKADVVSKDEKEGGLRAILNYGHTIGHAVESLTGYRLVNHGEAVAIGMVAAGQIAVELGMWQKEDTERQNALIQKAGLPTQLPSGVDIEAIIDALQLDKKVKAGKVRFVLPTEIGVVTITDDVPSDIIRQVLQGM, via the coding sequence ATGACTTCTGTAATTAATGTGAATTTACCAGACCAGTCTTATGAGATTGCGATAACTTCGTTGAGCTACGCTAACGCACCTTCGAGTTTAGATCAACTCGGTCAGCAGATGGCTAGTCTCAAGCTAGGCAAGAAGGTATTGCTGGTTTCTAATCCTACTATTTTTAAGCATTTTGGGGAAAGAGCAATTACATCCCTGAAATCTGCTGGATTTGAGGTTGCTAGCTGCACCTTACCACCTGGTGAACGCTACAAAAACCTCAATTCCATCCAAAAACTCTATGATGCCGCCTTAGAAAACCGCCTAGAACGTTCTGCTACGATGGTGGCTTTGGGCGGAGGTGTAATTGGCGATATGACTGGCTTTGCAGCCGCAACTTGGCTGCGCGGCATTAATGTTGTCCAAGTACCTACTACTCTCTTAGCGATGGTGGATTCGGCAATTGGTGGCAAAACTGGCGTAAATCATCCTCACGGGAAAAACTTGATTGGGGCATTTCATCAACCGCGCTTGGTTTTGATTGACCCAGAAGTATTGAAAACTCTACCTATGCGTGAGTTTCGGGCAGGAATGGCAGAAGTTATTAAGTATGGTGTGATTTGGGATGCCGAATTGTTTGCCCAGTTGGAAGCAAGTAAACGCCTCGACCAACTCCGCTATGTAAAACCTGACTTAATAACATACATACTAACGCGCTCTTGTCAAGCTAAAGCTGATGTTGTTAGCAAAGATGAGAAAGAAGGCGGATTGCGGGCAATTCTCAATTATGGACATACCATCGGTCATGCAGTAGAAAGTTTGACTGGTTATCGTTTAGTAAATCACGGTGAAGCGGTAGCCATTGGTATGGTAGCAGCCGGTCAAATTGCTGTGGAATTGGGAATGTGGCAAAAAGAAGACACAGAACGTCAAAATGCTTTAATTCAAAAAGCAGGTTTACCGACTCAGTTACCATCTGGGGTAGATATTGAAGCAATTATTGACGCGTTGCAATTAGATAAGAAGGTCAAAGCGGGGAAAGTGCGGTTTGTTTTACCAACAGAGATTGGTGTAGTGACAATTACTGATGACGTGCCATCAGATATCATTCGGCAAGTTTTGCAGGGAATGTGA